One Fundulus heteroclitus isolate FHET01 unplaced genomic scaffold, MU-UCD_Fhet_4.1 scaffold_199, whole genome shotgun sequence DNA window includes the following coding sequences:
- the dpep2 gene encoding dipeptidase 2 translates to MSSRKTILRGSCRPCVRSLRALLAVSLCHFISGYSDKDRAHDLLSKYPLIDGHNDIALRLRILHNNQLSKINLTHLNNVATDISRLRAGHVQTQMFAVYVLCGAQQMDAVRLTLEQIDVVRRMCTEYPDFELVTSTEEIRASARKKKIACLISIEGGHSIDSSLPALRMFYQLGVRSMSLTHSCNTPWAESSSKLYDVFLRSNNSLTTFGKAVVDEMNRLGMIVDLSHTSWGTATAVLKHSKAPVIFSHSSSYAVCDHSRNVPDSLLHKLKKNRGLIMVNFYGPFVSCKDKAMVSHVADHFDHIKRLIGAESIGIGGDFDGGNSFPEGLEDVSKYPVIIQELLKRNWTEDELADVLRRNFLRVFEEVERVRDQLIWNKPSEEQIPLEEVANPCRLVLRQPVLSKLSVNQSPSLRSEGSLNLLYLGSVLFFSLILLT, encoded by the exons ATGTCTTCTAGGAAAACTATATTACGCGGTTCATGCCGCCCCTGTGTGCGCTCTCTCAGAGCTCTGCTGGCTGTCTCTCTGTGCCACTTCATATCTGGATACTCTGACAAAGACAGAGCACACGACTTGTTATCCAAATACCCCCTCATTGATGG CCATAATGATATAGCTCTCCGGCTCAGGATCCTTCACAACAATCAGCTGAGCAAGATCAATCTGACTCATCTCAACAATGTGGCCACTGACATTTCCCGCCTCAGAGCAGGCCATGTACAGACACAG ATGTTTGCAGTCTATGTTTTGTGTGGGGCCCAGCAGATGGATGCTGTGCGGCTGACTTTGGAACAAATAGATGTAGTCAGACGTATGTGCACCGAATACCCAGACTTTGAACTGGTCACTTCCACTGAGG AAATAAGGGCCtcagcaaggaaaaaaaaaatagcgtGTCTGATAAGTATTGAAGGGGGGCACTCCATCGATAGCAGCCTTCCAGCACTGCGCATGTTTTATCAGCTTGGAGTACGCTCCATGTCCCTCACTCATTCCTGCAACACTCCATG GGCTGAATCATCTTCAAAActttatgatgtttttctcagaTCCAATAACAGCCTGACAACATTTGGAAAG GCTGTGGTGGATGAGATGAACAGACTTGGGATGATAGTGGATCTTTCCCACACGTCTTGGGGCACAGCTACAGCCGTTCTGAAGCATTCCAAAGCTCCTGTTATTTTCAGTCATTCGTCCTCTTACGCAGTCTGTGACCACAGCCGCAATGTACCCGACTCGTTGCTTCACAAGTTG aaaaagaaccgAGGGCTGATCATGGTGAATTTTTATGGCCCTTTTGTTTCCTGCAAGGACAAGGCTATGGTCTCCCATGTTGCTG ACCACTTTGACCACATTAAGAGGCTTATTGGAGCTGAGTCTATAGGAATTGGAGGAGACTTTGATGGTGGTAATAG CTTTCCTGAGGGATTGGAAGATGTCTCAAAGTATCCTGTAATAATCCAGGAGCTCTTGAAGAGGAACTGGACAGAGGACGAGTTGGCTGATGTCCTTCGAAGGAATTTCCTGCGAGTGTTTGAGGAAGTTGAGAGG GTTCGTGATCAGCTAATTTGGAATAAACCAAGTGAAGAACAGATTCCCCTAGAGGAGGTGGCAAACCCCTGCAGATTGGTTCTCAGACAACCTGTCCTGAGTAAATTATCCGTGAACCAGAGCCCATCCTTAAGATCAGAGGGATCACTGAATTTGTTATACCTGggctcagttttgtttttttccctaattCTCCTGACTTAA
- the LOC105930148 gene encoding ribonuclease P protein subunit p25: MFTGCGVVSGHNQCLANSNVTPQPGLEVKRPYQIANGINQGTCPFYQGQTYTNTVMQQEAFDGVSNTLKPSQLPASPTAVKLLQEGFKKVCRSEEDSPCPFPGLASGVLEMRVKEGSKIRNLMGFAMARMQGQKTGSAGGGNVGGLRQVVFTGSGRAVTKTITCAEIMKRKVACLHQMTKLRYKVVKEVWESNQGTASEMTVHRTVPSISILLSKDPLDPQEPGYQPPEAFSALWEDRAETEPATQTTYKRPLGPLPYSGFPHCKKLCLGEGVSVLPPN; the protein is encoded by the coding sequence ATGTTTACAGGATGTGGAGTGGTCAGTGGCCATAACCAGTGTCTGGCTAACAGCAATGTCACACCCCAACCAGGACTGGAGGTTAAGCGACCATACCAGATTGCTAATGGAATAAACCAAGGGACCTGCCCTTTTTATCAGGGTCAAACTTACACCAATACTGTAATGCAGCAAGAGGCGTTCGACGGTGTTTCTAATACGCTGAAACCTTCCCAGTTGCCGGCTTCTCCAACAGCAGTTAAACTACTGCAGGAAGGCTTCAAAAAAGTTTGCCGCAGTGAGGAGGACAGCCCCTGTCCCTTTCCGGGTCTGGCTTCTGGGGTGCTGGAGATGCGTGTCAAAGAGGGCAGCAAGATCCGCAATCTAATGGGATTTGCTATGGCTCGGATGCAAGGACAAAAGACTGGGAGCGCGGGAGGCGGAAACGTCGGTGGGCTCCGGCAGGTTGTCTTTACTGGATCAGGTCGCGCGGTCACAAAGACCATCACCTGTGCTGAGATTATGAAACGAAAAGTGGCCTGCCTGCATCAGATGACCAAGCTAAGGTACAAAGTGGTGAAGGAAGTGTGGGAGAGTAACCAGGGGACAGCATCAGAGATGACGGTGCACAGAACAGTACCTTCCATCAGCATCCTTCTTTCGAAGGATCCTCTGGATCCACAGGAGCCCGGCTATCAGCCTCCGGAGGCTTTTAGTGCATTGTGGGAAGATAGAGCAGAGACCGaacctgcaacacaaacaacatACAAGCGACCGCTTGGACCATTGCCATACAGCGGCTTCCCTCACTGTAAAAAGCTGTGTTTGGGGGAAGGAGTCTCAGTCCTTCCTCCTAACTGA